The Miltoncostaea marina DNA window GGCGAGGGCGACCGCCATGCCGTGGACGATGCCCGGGTGGTCGGCGCCGTAGACGGACAGCACGGCGCGGGCGGGGGTCGGGCCCGCGGGCCGGTCGGCAGCCGGGCCCACCCACATGCCGAGGCCGAGCTCCTCGGCCACCGGGCGCAGCGCGGCCTCGACCTCGGCGGCGCCCACACCGTCGGGCACCGCGACGGCGAGCACGGTCGCGAACGAGCCGCGCAGCAGCGCGGCGCGGGTCTCCTCGAGGTTGCCGCCGACCTCCAGCAGCGCGCCGGTGAGGGCGGCCACGATGCCGGGCCGGTCGGCGCCGACGGCGGTGACGACGACCTGGTTCACGCCCGCAGGCTACCGGCCCGCCGACCTGACGAGCGCCTGACCACCGTGCGCCCCGACGCTCGACCCGTCCCCCTGCGCGTGCCGATGGGTGCGCCATGCCCACCGCGATGCTCGTCCGAGAGGCCCACGCCCCGCCGCGGCGCCGCGAGCGCGGCGCGCCGGCCGTGGTGCTCGTCGTCTGGTGCGGTCACCGCCCGGGCCCCTGGGCGCTGCGATCGCTGCGCGCCGCGGGGCACCGCGTCATCGCGGCGCACCCGGCCGGCGCCCCCGGCGGCCGCTCCGCCGCGTGCCCGCGGCCGCGCCGCTACCCATCGCCGCAGCGCGAGCCCGCCGCCTTCCTTGGCTGGCTGTCCGCCACGTGCGCGGCGGAGGGCGTCGACGCGGTGCTCCCGCTCGACGAGGACGTCGTCCGGCTGCTGGCCGAGCGCGAGCCTCCGCTCGGGGGCGCCGTCGTGGCCGGCCCGGACGCGCGCCAGTACCGCATGCTGTGCGACAAGCTCGAGCTGGCGGCGACCGCGGCGGCCGCCGGCGTGGACCACCCGGCGAGCGTCGAGGTCACGGCCGAGGGGCCGAGGGGGGCCTGGCCGCCCCTGCCGTCGATCGTCAAGCCGCGCACGTCGATCTCGGACGCCGTCCGCGCCCCGGTCGTCGCGGTCCCCACGGCCGCCGAGCGGGACGCCGCCGTCGCGCACCTGCGCCGCTCGGGCCTCGACGCGGTGGTGCAGGAGCAGATCGTGGGCCAGGCGTGGGTGCTGCACTGCGTGCGCGACGCGGCCGGCGCCTTCGCGATGGTGGCGGCGAGGGTCGCCACGACGTACCCGCGCGTCGTCGGCACGAGCTCCGTGTCGCGCGTGGTGCCGGCGCCGCCGGGGCTGGAGGCCGCCGCGCGCCGCCTGCTCGACGTCGCGGGCTACGTGGGGCCGTGCTGCATGAACCTGCTCGAGCGCGGCGGTCGCTGGTGGTTCCACGACGTCAACCTGCGCCTGGCCGCCTCGGTCGGGGCCGCCGTGGCCGCCGGCTTCGACCAGCCGGCCCTCGGCGTCGACGCGGCGCTCGGCCGGTTCACCCCGCCCGACCCCGCCGCGCTGCGCCCGGTGACCTACGTGCCGCTGCAGGGCGAGTGCGCGGCCCTGCGCGACGCCCGCGCCGGGCGCATCGACGAGTCGCCGCGGGCGGTCGCGGCGCGCATCGCGCGCGCCGCGGTGGCCCCCGGCGAGCTGCTCGACCCGCCGCTGCGCGACCCCGCCTGGGCCCTGGGGCGGCTGGCCGCGGCCGTGCGCGCCCGGGTCTAGCCGGACCCGGGCTCAGGCGGCCCCGTCGAGCCACTCGGTCATGGACAGGTGCCGCGCCCGCCCGGCGGTGCCTGAGAGCTCCGCGCGGATCTCGCCGACGAGGCCGTGGCGCTCGGCCTCGACGTCGTGGGTGTGGATGGTCTCGAAGTTCGCCTGGTGGGCGAGCACGAACGCGTCGTCCGGGAGCGACGGCAGGCGCTCGAGGGTGCCGGCGATCATCTCCCGCACCGAGTCCTCCACGAACCGCGGCCGCCGGTGCGCGCGATCGACGACGAACTGCTCGTCGGGCCGCTTCATGAGCTCGTAGATCTCCGACGACATGCCGTCGAGGACGATCTCGAGCAGGGCGTCGGCGTCGATGCCCTCGCCCGAGGGGGTCCCGAGGTAGAGCGTGCCGCGCGCGCGCTGGTTGTGGGTCGCGATCGGCACCAGCCGCACGATGCGGTCGATCTCCTCGTCGCTGAAGCCGTCGGCGCGCAGGTCGTCGGCGGCCTGGCCGCGCAGCAGGCCCTGGGCGCAGGGGCAGGCGTTCATGCCCTGGGCGGTCACGCCCACGAGGCGGCGGCTCCAGGACGGTCCGGCGGCCGCCACGCCGATGAGCCCGTACATCTCCTGGGTGGCGATGCCGGTCACGGGGGTGAGCTTCTCGACCGGGTAGGAGGCGCGGATGGTGATCTCGCTGCGGCGGGCGCGCTGGCGCTCCACCACGCGCTGGGCGATGTGCTCGGCGAGCACCTCGATGCGCAGCGCCTCGCCGAGCACCACCTCGTCGATCGCCTCGTTGACCGTCTCCTCGAAGCGCGACATGTGCACGCCCTTCTGCTCCGGGCGCAGGTCCGAGAAGCACGCGATCTCGGCGTGGAAGAGCCGCTCGTCGCCGTCGTGGCGGATGCGGATCGCCTTCGCGGAGTGCGTCACGCCCGCGCGGGTCAGGCCGATCGCGGCGCTCGGCCGCGCCTCCTGCAGATCCTCGACGGCGCCGTGCCGGGTCGTGCTCATGCGGTTCGCTCCCCTCGTCGCGTGCGTCCGGCCGTCCGGGGCACCCGGTGATTGTGCCGCACTCGTCCGGCCGGGGCCGCCGGGCGCATCGGTATGCTGCGCGTGACTCCGTCCGCCCCCTGAGGAAGGACCGCGAGAATGACGTCTGCCCCCGCCCGCCGTGCCGTCGAGATCGCGCTGCCGGACGTCGAGGAGATGCGGGCGCTGGCGTCCGACGGCCGCGAGAAGGGCTACCTCACCTACGACGAGATCCTCACGGCGCTGCAGGACGCCGAGGTGACCAAGGAGCAGGTCGAGCAGTTCCACTCGCACCTCGTCGAGATCGGTGTGGAGGTGCTGGACCGCGACGGCGAGGTGGCCGGGCGCGGCACCGCCCGGCCCGCGGACCGGGCGGCCGAGCTCGACCTCAGCGTCGAGCCCAGCCTCGACAGCCTGCGGCTCTACCTGCGCGAGATCGGCCGGGTGCCGCTGCTGACGGCCGCCGAGGAGGTGGCGCTCGCCAAGCGCATCGAGCGCGGCGACATGTCGGCGAAGGCGGCCATGGTCGAGGCCAACCTGCGCCTCGTGGTCTCGATCGCGAAGGGCTACCTCGGCCGCGGGCTCTCGTTCCTCGACCTCATCCAGGAGGGCAGCCTCGGCCTCATCCGGGCCGTCGAGAAGTTCGACTACCGGCGCGGCTTCAAGTTCTCGACCTACGCCACCTGGTGGATCCGCCAGGCGGTCACGCGGGCGATCGCCGACAAGGCGCGCACGATCCGCATCCCGGTCCACATGGTGGAGAAGCTCAACAAGGTCGTGCACCTCGAGCGCCAGCTCGTCCAGCGGCTGGGGCGCGAGCCGCGGGCCGAGGAGATCGCCGAGGAGCTGCGGATGAGCCCCGACGAGGTGCGCGAGATCCTCCGCATGGCGCAGCTGCCGGTGAGCCTCGAGAAGCCGATCGGCGAGGAGGAGGAGTCGGAGCTCGGCGACTTCGTCGAGGACGAGGCCGCCGCGTCGCCGTTCGACGAGGCCTCGGTCAACCTGCGCCGCACCGACATCCTGCGGGCGCTCGACGCGCTGCCCGACCGCGAGCGGAAGGTCATCGAGCTGCGCTTCGGCCTGCAGGGCGAGCAGCCGCGCACGCTCGAGGAGGTCGGCCGGGCCTTCGGCGTCACCCGCGAGCGCATCCGCCAGATCGAGAACAACACCCTCAAGAAGCTGGAGGCGCTGCCCGAGGCGCAGGCGCTGCGGGACTCCGCCTAGCCCGCCGGCACCGGGCCCGCGCCCGCGGGTGCCGGCAGCCGGCGCGGGGTGGGCAGGAAGCGGTAGCCCACCCGGTGGAAGGTCTGCACGTAGGTGTAGCCGCCGCCGGACTCGTCGACCTTTCGCCGCAGGCGCCGCACGAGCACGTCGACCGAGCGGTCGCCGTGCGCCCGCTCGCCGCCCCACACGCGCCGGAAGATCTCGTCGCGGGACATCGCGCGCTCGCGACCCTCCACGAGGGTCCAGAGCAGCCTGAACTCGAGCGGCGTCAGCTCGGCGGGCCGCCCGGCCACGGCCACGGTCATGCGCTCGGGGTCGATCACCAGGTCGCCCTCGCGCACCGGCGGCCGCTCGCCGCGCTCCCGCTCGGCGGCGTTGCGCCGCAGGGCCGCGCCCACGCGGGCGATCAGCTCGCGCATGGAGAACGGCTTGCCCATGACGTCGTCGGCGCCCATGGAGAGCACCTCGACGCGGTCGTGCTCGTTGGTCCGGGCGCTGACCACGATGATCGGCAGCCGCGGCGACCACTCGCGCGCCTGGCGGATGAGGTGCCAGCCGTCCACGCCCGGCAGCATCAGGTCGAGCACGATCGCGTCCGGCGGCCCGCCGCGCAGGGCGCGCAGCGCCTGCAGCCCGTCGGGGGCGATCGTGGGCGCGAAGCCCGCCGCCCGCATGTGGAACGCCATCGCCTCCGCGGTGCTCTCGTCGTCCTCGACGATCAGGATCTCCATCGCGGTCTCCGTCGCGCGCTCGCCTCCCCAGGCAGACTCGCGCCCGTGCCGTGACGATCCTGTGAAGCGCCGGTGAAGCCGCGGATACCGCGGCCGGCGGCCGCGGGTCATGCGCCCGGCGCGGCCTCCGCCTCGGCGAGGATCGGCTCCGCCGTCTCGAGGGCCGACCACGCGGCGGGGAAGCCCGCGAGGCCCGAGACGGCGATCAGCACCTCGCGCACCTCGTCGGGCGTGACGCCGGCCCCGAGCGCGCCGCGCACGTGCCAGCCGAGCTGCGTGTGGGCGCGCAGCGTCGCCGTGATCGCCATCGCCACGATCGAGCGGTCACGGCGGGACAGCCCCGGCCGGCCCCAGAGGTCGGCGAACGCGAACGCCGAGGTCATCTCCTCGAGGTCCGGCGAGACGCTGCGCCAGCGATCGACGGTGCCCTCGCCCATGTGCAGCTCCGCCAGCCGCCGGCCGCGCTCGAGCCGGTCGCCCTCGTCGTCCCTGGCCATCGTCGTGCCTCCGCGTCGCGCGGCGTGCGGCCGATCCGCCCGCCTGGTAAACTACTTGCATGCGCAAGCAAACGCTAGAGGGGCGCGCCGCGGCCGTCAACCGGGGCCGGGACGGCGAGCGGCTCGCGCCGCTCGAGCTGGCGGCCTGGCGCGGCATGCTCCGGGCCCACGCCGACGTGGTGCGCCGGCTCGACGCCGACCTGCGCGCGCGGCACGGGCTGTCGCTGACCGACTACGAGGCGCTGATGCTCGTGGGCGACGCGCCGCGCCACCGCATGCGCGTGTCGGAGCTGGGGTCGGCGACGCTGCTCAGCGTGAGCGGCGCGAGCCGCATGGTCGACCGCCTCGCCCGCGAGGGCCTGGTCGAGCGCGCGGCGTGCGAGGAGGACGGGCGGGGCGCCGAGGTCGTCCTCACGGCGGCCGGCCGCGAGCGCCTGCGTGACGCACGGGCGGCGCACCTGCGCGGCGTGCGCGCGGCGTTCCTGTCGCGCTTCGACGACGACGAGCTCGCCGCGATGGCGGCGATGTGGGAGCGGCTCGGGGAGCCGGGCGGGCGCTAGCTGCGGGCGAGCGGGTCGGCGCGCGCGGCCTCGGCCCGTTGCTCGCGACGGTCCTCCGCCTCGGCCTCGCGTCGCAGCTGGCCGAAGCCGACGCCCTCGGCGACCAGGAAGAGGAACCCGACCGCCACGCCGACCACGGCCTCGGTCGCCTGCAGGACCACCGAGAACGCGAGCGCCTCGGCGGCGTGGACGCCGTAGGAGGCCGTCAACGGCACCACCGCGGCGGCCTGGAAGACGAGCAGGTTGCCCGGCAGCACCGGGAACGCCTGGGCCAGCGTGATGGTCACGAGCAGCAGGCCCGCGCCGCCCCATCCGACCTCGTCCAGGCCGAAGGCCATCAGCGTGAAGTAGATGCCGGCCCACTGGGCGAGCCAGCTGAGCAGGCTCGCGCCGACGACGGTCGCGAGCTGACGCGGCTCGCGCAGGCCCAGGTGGCTCTCGCGCACCCCCACCCAGAACCGCTCCATCGCCCGTCGCGCCCGCGCCCACAGCGGCCCGGTGTCGAGCCAGGGCGGCAGCTGCCGCCCGGGACCGGAGAGGGTCGCCACCAGCACGATCGCCAGGCAGGCGGCGCCGAGCCCCACCGAGGCGAACCAGGCGTACGAGGGCAACGGCATGAACAGCCCGATCCCCACCACGAGCCCGACCCAGGTGATCGTGCTGACGAGGTTCTCGGCCACCACCGTGCCGAGCAGGGTGGTCGTCGGCGGGCGGGGGCCGCGCCGCGCCATCCGCCGGCGCAGCAGCATGGCCTTCACGAGCTCGCCCACCCGCGCGGCGAGCACGGTGTTGAAGAGGAAGCCGATGAACAGCGGCGGGATCACGTCGACGTAGCGGGTCCGCTGCCGCCGCCCGGGGAGCGCGTCCACGACCCCCTTCCAGGCGAGGCCCTTGAACGCGACGGAGGCGAAGTTGGCGGCCACCGCCACGGCGAGCAGCGCCCACGACGTGATCTTGAACGCGTCGTGGACCTCGCCGAGGTCGAGCTTCCAGACCGCCAGCGCGCCGACCGCCACGATCACCGCGACGCGCAGCGCCGGCAGCCCCCAGCGCCGCAGGGGCGAGCGGCGCGCCGCTCCGGCGCGCGTGGTCACGCGGCGGCCACGAGGCGGCCCATGGGCACGAGCTCCAGGCCGCGCTCGCGCGCGGCGCGGCAGATCTCGGGCAGCGCGTCGGCGGTCTGCTGGCGCGGCCGTCCGGGCGCCCAGCCGTCGGCGTCGTGGAGCAGGATCACGGCGCCCGGCTCGAGCGCGCGCTCCACGCGGCGGGCGATTGCCGCGGCGCCCGGCTCGGCCGAGTCGAAGACGCCGCGCGTCCAGGCGGCCGGCCGGTAGCCGGCGCGGCGGCAGCCGAGCGCGGTGGCCGGCCCGCGGAAGCCGTGGGGCGCGCGGAACAGGCGGCTCATCGCGTCGGGCCCGGCCGCCCGCGCCACCGCCCGCTCGGTGCGCGCGAGCTGCTCGGCCACGTGCCGGGCCCCGCGCCAGATGAGGATGCCGTGGTCGTACCCGTGGCTGGCGACCTCGTGGCCCTCCTCGACCATCCGGCGCACGAGCCCGGGGTGGCGCTCCACCTGGCGCCCCAGCACGAAGAAGGTGGCCCGCACGCCCTCGGCCGCCAGGGCGTCGAGCACGTGGGGGGTCGAGGGCCCCGGGCCGTCGTCGAAGGTGAGCGCCGCGCGCGGCACGTCGGCGGGGCCGCGGTGCACCACCCGGCCGAGCAGCGGCGAGCTGGGCAGGTACGCCGACGCGCCGACGGCCGCGGCCGCGCCCGCGACGGCGAGCCCGGCGAGCGGGCGGCGGCGCGCCGCGGCGGCGGCGCAGAGGGCCACGGCGGCGCCCGCCCATACGGTGCGATGCACGGCCTGGCCCTTTCGCATCGGGGGCTGCGTCATGGCTGGGGAGATGCGGCCGGTCGGTGGTGGGTTCCCCGCCGCAGCGCGATCGTACCCAACGCCGCGCGGGCGCCGTGCCCGCGCGCCGTTGGCACACTCTGGTGGAGAGTGCCAATGCCGCCCCCGGGGCGTCCGCTATCATGGGGCGTCGTCCGGACGTCCGTCGTACGAGGTGTCTGCGTGCCGTTCTACGAGTACCGATGCGAGAAGGGGCACACCTTCGAGGTGATGCAGCGCATGAGCGACGATCCGCTCACGGAGTGCGAGGTCTGCGGCGCCCCCGCGTCGCGGGTCCTGTTCGCCCCCGCGATCCACTTCAAGGGGACCGGGTTCCACAACACCGACTACGGCACGAAGCGCCGCAGCCCGGGCGGTGACGACGGCGGCTCCTCGGGCGACTCGGCCTCCTCCAACGGGTCCGGCGCCGCGGGTGGCGCGTCCGACTCGGGATCGGGCTCCGGCACGGGGGCCGCCTCCTCCGCCTCGAAGACGGTGGGCCTGGACAAGGTCTGACCCGGCGGGCCGGACCGGGCCCATGGCGCAGACACTCAGAGCCCGGGGGCGGGCCCACCCCGCCCAGCTGGTCGTCGGCGGCTTCGCGCTGACGATCATCGCGGGCGCGCTCGTGCTGGCCCTGCCGTTCGCGCGAGAGGGGCCGGAGCGGGCGCCCCTCGACGTGGCCCTGTTCACCTCGACCAACTCCGTCGCGCTCGGCGGGATGGCGGTGGTCGACCCCTCGACGTACTGGAGCCCCGCCGGCCAGGCGGTGATCCTGGCCCTGATCCAGGTCGGCGGCATCGGCATCGTGACCGGCGCCTCGCTGCTGTTCCTGGTCGTGGCGCGCGACGTGGGCCTGCGCAACCGCCTCGCCGCGCAGACCGAGCTGCACACGGTCGATCTCGGCGGCACCCGCCGGCTGATCGTCGCGATCATCGGCTTCACGCTGGCGTTCGAGGCGGTCGCCACGGCCTCGATCGTCGGCAGGCTGTGGCTCGGCCACGACCGCTCCATCGGGGACGCCGCCTGGAACGGCCTCTTCCACGGCGTGGCGGCCTTCAACAACTCCGGCCTGTCGATCTTCCCGCAGGGCATGGCGTCTATGGCCGGCGACCCCTGGATCCTCATCACGGTGGCGCTGGCCGTCATCGCCGGCGGGCTGGGCTTCCCGGTGTGGCTCGAGCTCGTGCGCGGTCGCCAGCGACCGGGCCGGTGGAGCCTGCACACCAAGCTGACGCTCGCCACGACGGCCTTCCTGCTGGTCTTCGGCATCGCCGCGGTCACGGCCATCGAGTGGGCCAACCCGCGCACGCTGGGGGCGATGGAGGGCGCCGACCGGCTGGTCGCCGGCGTGTTCTCGGGCGTCATGCCCCGCACGGCGGGCTTCAACGTGATCGACTACGGGCAGGCCGAGCCCGACACCCTGCTCGTCACCGAGATGCTGATGTTCGCGGGCG harbors:
- a CDS encoding carboxymuconolactone decarboxylase family protein; protein product: MARDDEGDRLERGRRLAELHMGEGTVDRWRSVSPDLEEMTSAFAFADLWGRPGLSRRDRSIVAMAITATLRAHTQLGWHVRGALGAGVTPDEVREVLIAVSGLAGFPAAWSALETAEPILAEAEAAPGA
- a CDS encoding lysylphosphatidylglycerol synthase transmembrane domain-containing protein, translating into MTTRAGAARRSPLRRWGLPALRVAVIVAVGALAVWKLDLGEVHDAFKITSWALLAVAVAANFASVAFKGLAWKGVVDALPGRRQRTRYVDVIPPLFIGFLFNTVLAARVGELVKAMLLRRRMARRGPRPPTTTLLGTVVAENLVSTITWVGLVVGIGLFMPLPSYAWFASVGLGAACLAIVLVATLSGPGRQLPPWLDTGPLWARARRAMERFWVGVRESHLGLREPRQLATVVGASLLSWLAQWAGIYFTLMAFGLDEVGWGGAGLLLVTITLAQAFPVLPGNLLVFQAAAVVPLTASYGVHAAEALAFSVVLQATEAVVGVAVGFLFLVAEGVGFGQLRREAEAEDRREQRAEAARADPLARS
- a CDS encoding glycine cleavage system protein R — encoded protein: MNQVVVTAVGADRPGIVAALTGALLEVGGNLEETRAALLRGSFATVLAVAVPDGVGAAEVEAALRPVAEELGLGMWVGPAADRPAGPTPARAVLSVYGADHPGIVHGMAVALATHGANIVDLTARVVGDPPLYVLGIEFEHEAGAPLDGLRRALRRVAESHGVEMSIEHEGDEVL
- a CDS encoding polysaccharide deacetylase family protein translates to MTQPPMRKGQAVHRTVWAGAAVALCAAAAARRRPLAGLAVAGAAAAVGASAYLPSSPLLGRVVHRGPADVPRAALTFDDGPGPSTPHVLDALAAEGVRATFFVLGRQVERHPGLVRRMVEEGHEVASHGYDHGILIWRGARHVAEQLARTERAVARAAGPDAMSRLFRAPHGFRGPATALGCRRAGYRPAAWTRGVFDSAEPGAAAIARRVERALEPGAVILLHDADGWAPGRPRQQTADALPEICRAARERGLELVPMGRLVAAA
- a CDS encoding MarR family winged helix-turn-helix transcriptional regulator; translation: MRKQTLEGRAAAVNRGRDGERLAPLELAAWRGMLRAHADVVRRLDADLRARHGLSLTDYEALMLVGDAPRHRMRVSELGSATLLSVSGASRMVDRLAREGLVERAACEEDGRGAEVVLTAAGRERLRDARAAHLRGVRAAFLSRFDDDELAAMAAMWERLGEPGGR
- a CDS encoding sigma-70 family RNA polymerase sigma factor; translated protein: MTSAPARRAVEIALPDVEEMRALASDGREKGYLTYDEILTALQDAEVTKEQVEQFHSHLVEIGVEVLDRDGEVAGRGTARPADRAAELDLSVEPSLDSLRLYLREIGRVPLLTAAEEVALAKRIERGDMSAKAAMVEANLRLVVSIAKGYLGRGLSFLDLIQEGSLGLIRAVEKFDYRRGFKFSTYATWWIRQAVTRAIADKARTIRIPVHMVEKLNKVVHLERQLVQRLGREPRAEEIAEELRMSPDEVREILRMAQLPVSLEKPIGEEEESELGDFVEDEAAASPFDEASVNLRRTDILRALDALPDRERKVIELRFGLQGEQPRTLEEVGRAFGVTRERIRQIENNTLKKLEALPEAQALRDSA
- a CDS encoding TrkH family potassium uptake protein — its product is MAQTLRARGRAHPAQLVVGGFALTIIAGALVLALPFAREGPERAPLDVALFTSTNSVALGGMAVVDPSTYWSPAGQAVILALIQVGGIGIVTGASLLFLVVARDVGLRNRLAAQTELHTVDLGGTRRLIVAIIGFTLAFEAVATASIVGRLWLGHDRSIGDAAWNGLFHGVAAFNNSGLSIFPQGMASMAGDPWILITVALAVIAGGLGFPVWLELVRGRQRPGRWSLHTKLTLATTAFLLVFGIAAVTAIEWANPRTLGAMEGADRLVAGVFSGVMPRTAGFNVIDYGQAEPDTLLVTEMLMFAGGGSGSVAGGIKVTTFALLFLIVWAELRGDPEVTAFRRRVPGAVQRQALTIAVMSVNAVVLGALVMMSTHDVGFADALFECVAAFSTAGLSTGVTPQLNDVGRAVVMVLVFLGRVGPVTLGVALMLRERQRLYTHPEERTLVG
- a CDS encoding response regulator transcription factor, which produces MEILIVEDDESTAEAMAFHMRAAGFAPTIAPDGLQALRALRGGPPDAIVLDLMLPGVDGWHLIRQAREWSPRLPIIVVSARTNEHDRVEVLSMGADDVMGKPFSMRELIARVGAALRRNAAERERGERPPVREGDLVIDPERMTVAVAGRPAELTPLEFRLLWTLVEGRERAMSRDEIFRRVWGGERAHGDRSVDVLVRRLRRKVDESGGGYTYVQTFHRVGYRFLPTPRRLPAPAGAGPVPAG
- a CDS encoding FmdB family zinc ribbon protein → MPFYEYRCEKGHTFEVMQRMSDDPLTECEVCGAPASRVLFAPAIHFKGTGFHNTDYGTKRRSPGGDDGGSSGDSASSNGSGAAGGASDSGSGSGTGAASSASKTVGLDKV
- the mptA gene encoding GTP cyclohydrolase MptA; the protein is MSTTRHGAVEDLQEARPSAAIGLTRAGVTHSAKAIRIRHDGDERLFHAEIACFSDLRPEQKGVHMSRFEETVNEAIDEVVLGEALRIEVLAEHIAQRVVERQRARRSEITIRASYPVEKLTPVTGIATQEMYGLIGVAAAGPSWSRRLVGVTAQGMNACPCAQGLLRGQAADDLRADGFSDEEIDRIVRLVPIATHNQRARGTLYLGTPSGEGIDADALLEIVLDGMSSEIYELMKRPDEQFVVDRAHRRPRFVEDSVREMIAGTLERLPSLPDDAFVLAHQANFETIHTHDVEAERHGLVGEIRAELSGTAGRARHLSMTEWLDGAA